The following coding sequences lie in one Lysobacter capsici genomic window:
- a CDS encoding S8 family serine peptidase → MNKMSSKKFAVLGLAAACATVLLWSRNEAPTPGAPASGALANAAGAAQASGSLPAPGWQSVAMTAATPRNDAQAKLGSGQLLQAVQWLAQDPSASSPSASAANNGSAANGAASRNTVPVAAQIAALDRAGIPLRFRDGEKVKINVDLALTHDEVSNASLLDRATSTLRETLLAAGLQAQQINGSPSLEASVPLARLEWVASLQSVSQVSLMAMSRTTAFSDGATASNIDQLRALGNYDQLAANLRKDLKGEGLTIAIVDHFNNLNGAVKALQDAAEWPKNTAAEADKLTLTRSTSGVFGYRGVAHGNAVTEIAYDIAPAAKFRLYDNTGAADWVSAIQDAANLSAQNLAQGAPRAQVITASLGFNLSAPGDGTGIGSDLKGLYEAIDAAKNNGVIVLNAAGNEAQVHWDGDSTAGAGANVLQDFVVGNVGANGAAIVDSVNPLTIGGQYNGCVPVGAKSQADKDAFEIDVWLGWNDWTSANNTTNADYKLELVRWADEVRRNGRLVTAAGWVAATQSDDLQNGTAGQQPLEFIAYQPPAASKTTQCDGLFNARFSGGGKFGVRITRKTAGVSNFLRLMNAGYNFQYAVQDRSLIHPADAASVITVAALDAATSNLEDYSSRGPVLAAGGARPNGQAAGNAKPDLANFANVDTVSYGDNAFNGTSSATPHVAALALLGLQHQRQLTNATVPAALPANATAQQKADRAALLKQRNVNLSSSVYDSLVYVASTGGNDLGAAGFDASYGNGRLKFHARSEACFLSATYDAAYRSLLPAQANPLPAGQKTYDQLRADNSASCAAN, encoded by the coding sequence ATGAACAAGATGTCGTCGAAGAAATTCGCTGTGCTCGGTCTCGCCGCGGCCTGTGCCACGGTGCTGTTGTGGTCGCGCAACGAAGCGCCAACACCGGGCGCGCCCGCGTCCGGCGCGCTCGCCAATGCCGCGGGCGCGGCGCAGGCGTCGGGCTCGCTGCCCGCGCCGGGCTGGCAATCGGTCGCGATGACCGCGGCGACGCCGCGCAACGACGCGCAGGCCAAGCTCGGTAGCGGACAGTTGCTGCAGGCGGTGCAATGGCTGGCGCAAGACCCGTCGGCGTCGTCGCCCTCGGCGTCCGCGGCGAACAACGGTAGTGCGGCGAACGGCGCGGCTTCGCGCAACACGGTGCCGGTCGCCGCGCAGATCGCCGCGCTCGATCGCGCCGGCATCCCGCTGCGCTTTCGCGACGGCGAGAAGGTGAAGATCAACGTCGATCTGGCCCTGACCCACGATGAGGTCAGCAATGCCAGCCTGCTCGACCGCGCCACCTCGACGCTGCGCGAGACCCTGCTCGCCGCCGGCCTGCAGGCGCAGCAGATCAACGGCTCGCCGAGCCTGGAGGCGTCGGTGCCGCTGGCGCGGCTGGAATGGGTCGCGAGCCTGCAGTCGGTTTCGCAGGTGTCGCTGATGGCGATGTCGCGGACCACCGCCTTCAGCGACGGCGCCACCGCCAGCAACATCGACCAACTGCGCGCGCTCGGCAACTACGACCAGCTTGCCGCGAATCTGCGCAAGGACCTCAAGGGCGAGGGCCTGACCATCGCCATCGTCGACCACTTCAACAATCTCAACGGCGCGGTCAAGGCCTTGCAGGATGCGGCGGAGTGGCCGAAGAACACCGCGGCGGAAGCCGACAAGCTGACTCTGACCCGCTCGACCAGCGGCGTGTTCGGTTATCGCGGCGTGGCCCATGGCAACGCGGTCACCGAGATCGCCTACGACATCGCACCCGCGGCCAAGTTCCGCCTGTACGACAACACCGGCGCGGCCGATTGGGTCAGCGCGATCCAGGACGCGGCGAACCTGAGCGCGCAGAACCTCGCCCAGGGCGCGCCGCGCGCGCAGGTCATCACCGCATCGCTGGGCTTCAACCTGTCCGCGCCGGGCGACGGCACCGGCATCGGCAGCGATCTCAAGGGCCTGTACGAAGCCATCGACGCGGCCAAGAACAACGGCGTGATCGTGCTCAACGCGGCAGGCAACGAGGCGCAGGTGCATTGGGACGGCGACAGCACCGCCGGCGCCGGTGCGAACGTGCTGCAGGATTTCGTGGTCGGCAACGTCGGCGCCAACGGCGCGGCGATCGTCGACAGCGTCAATCCGCTGACCATCGGCGGGCAGTACAACGGCTGTGTCCCGGTCGGCGCCAAGAGTCAGGCCGACAAGGACGCGTTCGAGATCGACGTGTGGCTGGGCTGGAACGACTGGACCAGCGCGAACAACACCACCAACGCCGACTACAAGCTCGAGCTGGTGCGCTGGGCCGACGAGGTCAGGCGCAATGGACGCCTGGTCACCGCGGCCGGTTGGGTCGCCGCGACCCAGTCCGACGACCTGCAGAACGGTACGGCCGGCCAGCAGCCGCTGGAATTCATCGCCTATCAGCCGCCGGCCGCGAGCAAGACCACGCAGTGCGACGGTCTGTTCAACGCGCGCTTCTCCGGCGGCGGCAAGTTCGGCGTGCGCATCACCCGCAAGACCGCGGGTGTCAGCAACTTCCTGCGGCTGATGAACGCCGGCTACAACTTCCAGTACGCGGTGCAGGACCGCTCGCTGATTCATCCGGCCGATGCGGCCAGCGTGATCACGGTGGCGGCGCTGGACGCGGCGACTTCCAACCTGGAGGACTACAGCTCGCGCGGTCCGGTGCTCGCCGCCGGCGGCGCGCGTCCGAACGGCCAGGCCGCCGGCAACGCCAAGCCGGACCTGGCCAACTTCGCCAATGTCGACACCGTGTCCTACGGCGACAACGCGTTCAACGGCACCTCCTCGGCGACGCCGCACGTGGCCGCGCTCGCATTGCTGGGTCTGCAGCACCAGCGCCAGCTGACCAACGCCACCGTGCCGGCGGCCTTGCCGGCCAACGCGACCGCGCAGCAGAAAGCCGATCGCGCCGCGTTGCTCAAGCAGCGCAACGTCAACCTGTCCAGCTCGGTGTACGACTCGCTGGTGTACGTGGCGAGCACCGGCGGCAACGATCTGGGCGCGGCCGGTTTCGATGCGAGCTACGGCAACGGACGCTTGAAGTTCCACGCGCGGTCCGAAGCCTGCTTCCTGTCGGCGACCTACGACGCGGCGTATCGCTCGCTGCTGCCCGCGCAGGCCAATCCGCTGCCGGCCGGACAGAAGACCTACGACCAGCTGCGTGCCGACAACAGCGCGAGCTGCGCGGCCAACTGA
- a CDS encoding GMC family oxidoreductase, translated as MSITIPAGGFDVVIVGSGISGSIIAYQLGKAGKQVLILEGGPPVPKSREDYMQTFFTANAKTPESPYPPTMQGAGSASNPLGQPDPATLNTPRYTVLQINAWQNPAQCYFVYPPQTATRADDPEMTFAFGSSYERVAGGTTWHWLGTSLNHLPNDFQLKTKYGQGVDWPGGAQFYQTLLPYYRKATETIGVSSDKQPMVDLYKTFDVQPDGTYGPNYDFPMPGITPSLNDVLYEGKVTSLKIDNIGLFVTPTPQGRNSRPGKRRQCAGNTNCIPICPIQAKYDGTVTLAEALQTGNVQIQYKTVANNIRLSGDQVSGIDYLTYDSQTGPSTGKGTAVGKRYVLAAHAIETPKLLLMSNGNPGYPNGVANRSDQVGRNLMDHVMYLAWGLSKDPIYAFRGPLSTSGIESVRDGAFRNQRAAYRIEIGNEGWNWATNDPYTTLSDFVFGQNNTQLNGDSVNQQGQALRFDPNLPAFSQLYGSKLVATLNNVYIRQLRLGYLIEQLPDPDNRVQLSSQYKDHLGLPRPQVTYRIRENYVRNGFVSAKAASTEIFEALGATEYTQVPATPVLSGSSPSPTTFQYLGNTFTFYGAGHIIGTYRMGDSATTSVLNARQQSWDHSNLYMVGSGVFPTTATANPTLTIAALALQAADNILADLG; from the coding sequence ATGAGCATCACCATTCCAGCGGGCGGTTTCGACGTGGTGATCGTGGGCTCGGGCATCTCCGGTTCGATCATCGCCTACCAGCTCGGCAAGGCCGGCAAGCAGGTGCTGATCCTCGAAGGCGGCCCGCCGGTGCCCAAGAGCCGCGAAGACTATATGCAGACGTTCTTCACCGCGAATGCGAAGACGCCCGAGTCGCCGTATCCGCCGACCATGCAAGGCGCCGGCAGCGCGAGCAATCCGCTCGGCCAGCCCGACCCGGCCACGCTCAACACCCCGCGCTACACGGTGTTGCAGATCAACGCGTGGCAGAACCCGGCGCAGTGCTACTTCGTCTATCCGCCGCAGACCGCGACCCGCGCCGACGACCCGGAGATGACCTTCGCGTTCGGCAGTTCCTACGAACGCGTCGCTGGCGGCACCACCTGGCATTGGCTGGGTACTTCGCTCAATCACCTGCCCAACGATTTCCAGCTCAAGACCAAGTACGGCCAGGGCGTGGACTGGCCCGGCGGCGCGCAGTTCTATCAGACCTTGCTGCCGTACTACCGCAAGGCCACCGAAACCATCGGCGTGTCCTCGGACAAGCAGCCGATGGTCGATCTGTACAAGACCTTCGACGTGCAACCCGACGGCACCTACGGGCCGAACTACGATTTCCCGATGCCGGGCATCACCCCGTCCTTGAACGACGTGTTGTACGAAGGCAAGGTGACCTCGCTGAAGATCGACAACATCGGCCTGTTCGTCACCCCGACGCCGCAGGGACGCAACTCGCGGCCGGGCAAGCGCCGCCAGTGCGCGGGCAACACCAACTGCATTCCGATCTGTCCGATCCAGGCCAAGTACGACGGCACCGTGACCCTGGCCGAAGCGCTGCAGACCGGCAACGTGCAGATCCAGTACAAGACCGTCGCCAACAACATCCGCCTCAGCGGCGATCAGGTCAGCGGCATCGACTACCTGACCTACGACAGCCAGACCGGGCCGTCGACCGGCAAGGGCACCGCGGTCGGCAAGCGTTACGTACTGGCGGCGCACGCGATCGAAACGCCCAAGCTGCTGCTGATGTCGAACGGCAACCCGGGTTATCCCAACGGCGTGGCCAACCGCTCCGATCAGGTCGGCCGCAATCTGATGGATCACGTGATGTACCTGGCCTGGGGCCTGTCGAAGGACCCGATCTATGCCTTCCGCGGGCCGCTGTCGACCTCGGGTATCGAGTCGGTGCGCGACGGCGCGTTCCGCAACCAGCGCGCGGCCTATCGCATCGAGATCGGCAACGAAGGCTGGAACTGGGCGACCAACGATCCGTACACCACGCTTTCGGATTTCGTGTTCGGCCAGAACAACACCCAGTTGAACGGCGATTCGGTCAACCAGCAGGGGCAGGCGCTGCGTTTCGATCCGAACTTGCCGGCGTTCAGTCAGTTGTACGGTTCGAAACTGGTCGCCACGCTCAACAACGTCTATATCCGCCAGCTGCGCCTGGGTTATCTGATCGAGCAGTTGCCCGACCCGGACAACCGCGTGCAGTTGTCGAGCCAGTACAAGGATCATCTGGGCTTGCCGCGGCCGCAGGTCACCTATCGCATTCGCGAGAACTACGTGCGCAACGGCTTCGTCTCGGCCAAGGCGGCCTCGACCGAGATCTTCGAGGCGCTCGGCGCGACCGAGTACACCCAGGTGCCGGCGACGCCGGTGTTGAGCGGGTCGAGCCCGAGCCCGACCACGTTCCAGTACCTCGGCAATACCTTCACGTTCTACGGCGCCGGCCACATCATCGGCACCTATCGCATGGGCGACAGCGCCACGACCTCGGTGCTCAACGCGCGCCAGCAATCGTGGGACCACAGCAATCTGTACATGGTCGGCAGCGGCGTGTTCCCGACCACCGCCACCGCCAATCCGACCCTGACCATCGCCGCGCTGGCGTTGCAGGCGGCGGACAACATCCTCGCCGATCTCGGCTGA
- a CDS encoding helix-turn-helix transcriptional regulator yields the protein MLKTSTRLLRLLSLLQSRRHWTGAELCERLEVDGRTVRRDVDRLRELGYPVQASTGVGGGYRLAAGASLPPLLLDDDEAVAMVVALRSAAGSVARIEDTTVGLLGKLDQLLPARLRRRVSALYSVTVSLAHDDTGPDVDTLTELAGACRDHRLIEMDYSDRGGRASQRSIEPLRLVSAGRRWYLLAWDRGREDWRLFRADRIVALRCGGGAFAPRKFPEDVAAYVQRSISQPNQGPTMRARLRGAAETLAPTLPPWCGLLEPIDEHSCLLHVRGETPEEILALLALTGVEFELLDAGEHLPQLREVAQRLLRAVQ from the coding sequence ATGCTCAAGACCTCGACCCGCCTGCTGCGCCTGTTGTCGCTGCTGCAATCGCGCCGTCACTGGACCGGCGCGGAGCTGTGCGAGCGTCTGGAAGTCGACGGCCGCACCGTGCGCCGCGATGTCGACCGGCTGCGCGAACTGGGCTATCCGGTGCAGGCCTCCACGGGGGTCGGCGGCGGCTACCGGCTCGCCGCGGGCGCCTCGCTGCCGCCGTTGCTGCTCGACGACGACGAGGCGGTGGCGATGGTGGTCGCGCTGCGCAGCGCCGCCGGCAGCGTGGCGCGGATCGAGGACACCACGGTCGGCCTGCTCGGCAAGCTCGATCAGTTGCTGCCGGCGCGGCTGCGTCGGCGGGTCAGCGCGCTGTATTCGGTGACCGTGTCGCTGGCGCACGACGACACCGGCCCGGACGTCGACACCTTGACCGAACTGGCCGGTGCTTGCCGCGACCATCGGCTGATCGAGATGGACTACAGCGACCGCGGCGGCCGCGCGAGCCAGCGCAGCATCGAACCGCTGCGCCTGGTCAGCGCCGGACGCCGCTGGTATCTGCTGGCCTGGGATCGCGGCCGCGAGGACTGGCGCCTGTTCCGCGCCGACCGCATCGTCGCGCTGCGCTGCGGCGGCGGCGCGTTCGCCCCGCGCAAGTTTCCCGAAGACGTGGCGGCGTACGTGCAGCGCTCGATCAGCCAGCCGAACCAGGGCCCGACCATGCGCGCGCGCCTGCGCGGCGCGGCCGAAACCCTGGCGCCGACCCTGCCGCCGTGGTGCGGGCTGCTCGAACCCATCGACGAGCACAGCTGCCTGCTGCATGTGCGCGGCGAAACGCCGGAGGAGATTCTCGCGTTGCTGGCCTTGACCGGGGTGGAATTCGAACTGCTCGATGCGGGCGAGCATTTGCCGCAACTGCGCGAAGTGGCGCAACGGTTGTTGCGGGCGGTGCAGTGA
- a CDS encoding GFA family protein, with protein sequence MTVETYQASCHCGAIRYEVDLDLSAGTSRCNCSMCNKLRKWGAIVKPDAFRLLSGGPEDTGTYQFGTFSGTYHFCKHCAVHAYGTGELEVLGGKYYSINIACLDVDHAVLAAAPVQFMDGLNNDWFNVPKITSHM encoded by the coding sequence ATGACCGTCGAGACCTACCAGGCCAGCTGCCACTGCGGCGCCATCCGTTACGAGGTCGACCTCGACCTGTCGGCCGGCACCTCGCGCTGCAATTGCTCGATGTGCAACAAGCTGCGCAAGTGGGGCGCGATCGTCAAACCCGATGCGTTCCGCCTGCTCAGCGGCGGCCCCGAGGACACCGGCACCTACCAGTTCGGCACCTTCAGCGGCACTTACCATTTCTGCAAGCATTGCGCGGTGCATGCCTACGGCACCGGCGAACTTGAGGTGCTCGGCGGCAAGTACTACTCGATCAACATCGCCTGCCTGGATGTGGATCATGCGGTGCTGGCGGCTGCGCCGGTGCAGTTCATGGATGGCTTGAACAACGATTGGTTCAACGTGCCGAAGATTACGTCGCATATGTGA
- a CDS encoding MmcQ/YjbR family DNA-binding protein has product MDTNALNKHCRAYPGAEEVLHAAPSNILVYSVGGKFFAYFKTSEPERWRFSFKTTPERFVELTDMPGAKPARFMGRYHWVTVVEVKRMPADYLLELVDWSYRRALGNLSRKRQAEALADASEEQRLRLTPIAPTKARPRLVTLHPPAHRGRGRS; this is encoded by the coding sequence ATGGACACCAACGCCCTCAACAAACACTGCCGCGCCTACCCGGGCGCCGAGGAAGTGCTGCACGCGGCGCCGTCCAATATCCTGGTCTACAGCGTCGGCGGAAAATTCTTCGCCTACTTCAAGACCAGCGAACCCGAGCGCTGGCGTTTCAGCTTCAAGACCACGCCGGAACGGTTCGTCGAACTCACCGACATGCCCGGCGCCAAGCCGGCGCGGTTCATGGGCCGCTATCACTGGGTGACGGTGGTGGAGGTCAAGCGCATGCCGGCGGACTATCTGCTCGAACTGGTCGACTGGTCGTACCGACGCGCGCTCGGCAATCTCAGCCGCAAGCGCCAGGCCGAGGCGCTGGCCGATGCGAGCGAGGAACAACGCCTGCGGCTGACGCCTATCGCGCCGACGAAAGCGCGCCCAAGACTTGTAACGCTGCATCCACCCGCGCATCGAGGGCGTGGCCGTAGTTGA
- a CDS encoding PLP-dependent aminotransferase family protein, which translates to MKRYQALADDIARSIRQGLLSPGQRLPSVRQASAARKLSPATVFQAYYLLESQGLVEPRARSGYYVSERARAMPPEPDTASQPDGQARAVDVSELVFEVLESAMARDIVPLGSAFMSPTLFPLARLGRAMAHEAVHLDPRSTVDDLTPGNAELRRHIALRYRIGAVPIGANDLVVCNGAIEALNLSIAAVTRPGDAVLVESPCFYAALQTLERRGLHAIEVPTHPREGIELGALDAAIRRHAPAACWLMTNYQNPLGSTVPEAKKRELVELLARHELPLIEDDVYGELHFGAHRPAPAKAFDTRGLVLHCSSFSKTLAPGYRIGWAAPGRYAQRVARLKLTNTLATCVPAQLAIARYLQRGGYDRHLRGLRKTLAAQQAAYLDAVARYFPQGTRVTRPDGGYFLWIELPEGSDALAVQRRAAQQGISIAPGPMFSANRGYAHCLRLNYGHALDARVDAALQVLGALSSAR; encoded by the coding sequence ATGAAACGCTACCAAGCCCTAGCCGACGACATCGCCCGCTCGATCCGCCAGGGCCTGCTGAGCCCGGGCCAGCGCCTGCCCTCGGTGCGCCAGGCCAGCGCGGCGCGCAAGCTCAGCCCGGCCACCGTGTTCCAGGCGTATTACCTGCTCGAATCGCAGGGGCTGGTGGAGCCGCGCGCGCGCTCGGGTTACTACGTCAGCGAACGCGCGCGCGCGATGCCGCCCGAGCCCGACACTGCCTCGCAGCCCGACGGCCAGGCGCGCGCGGTCGATGTCAGCGAACTGGTGTTCGAAGTGCTCGAATCGGCGATGGCGCGCGACATCGTGCCGCTGGGTTCGGCGTTCATGAGCCCGACCCTGTTTCCGCTGGCCCGGCTCGGCCGCGCGATGGCGCACGAAGCGGTGCATCTGGACCCGCGCAGCACCGTCGACGACCTCACCCCGGGCAACGCCGAACTGCGCCGGCACATCGCCCTGCGCTACCGGATCGGCGCGGTGCCGATCGGCGCCAACGACCTGGTGGTGTGCAACGGCGCGATCGAAGCGCTGAACCTGTCCATCGCCGCGGTGACCCGTCCCGGCGACGCGGTGCTGGTCGAATCGCCGTGCTTCTACGCCGCCTTGCAGACCCTGGAACGCCGCGGCCTGCACGCGATCGAAGTGCCCACCCATCCGCGCGAAGGCATCGAGCTGGGCGCGCTGGACGCGGCGATCCGCCGCCACGCGCCGGCCGCGTGCTGGCTGATGACCAATTACCAGAACCCGCTCGGCAGCACCGTGCCCGAGGCGAAGAAGCGCGAACTGGTCGAATTGCTGGCGCGCCATGAGCTGCCGCTGATCGAGGACGACGTCTACGGCGAACTGCATTTCGGCGCGCATCGGCCGGCGCCGGCCAAGGCTTTCGACACACGCGGCCTTGTGCTGCATTGCTCGTCGTTTTCCAAGACCCTCGCGCCGGGCTACCGGATCGGCTGGGCCGCGCCGGGGCGCTATGCGCAGCGGGTGGCGCGGCTGAAGTTGACCAATACCTTGGCGACGTGCGTGCCGGCGCAACTGGCGATCGCGCGCTATCTGCAACGCGGCGGTTACGACCGCCACCTGCGCGGCCTGCGCAAGACGCTGGCCGCGCAGCAGGCAGCGTATCTCGATGCGGTCGCGCGCTATTTTCCGCAAGGCACCCGGGTGACCCGGCCCGACGGCGGCTATTTCCTATGGATTGAATTGCCCGAAGGCAGCGATGCCCTGGCCGTGCAACGCCGCGCCGCGCAACAGGGCATCAGCATCGCGCCGGGGCCGATGTTCTCGGCCAATCGCGGCTATGCGCATTGCCTGCGGCTCAACTACGGCCACGCCCTCGATGCGCGGGTGGATGCAGCGTTACAAGTCTTGGGCGCGCTTTCGTCGGCGCGATAG
- a CDS encoding twin transmembrane helix small protein — MKILFVAAFLSVIVYNLGAGLYYMLVDKGASKRTVNALTRRIGFSIALIALVVVGIATGVVQPHGVGV; from the coding sequence ATGAAGATCCTGTTCGTCGCCGCCTTCCTGTCGGTGATCGTCTACAACCTCGGTGCCGGCCTGTACTACATGCTGGTCGACAAGGGCGCCAGCAAACGCACGGTCAACGCCCTGACCCGGCGCATCGGCTTTTCGATCGCGCTGATCGCGCTGGTCGTGGTGGGCATCGCCACCGGCGTGGTCCAGCCGCACGGCGTCGGGGTCTGA
- a CDS encoding cupin domain-containing protein has translation MSIARIVSNADTAEHYIQERCHVTEWWNSPDDAHSSIARIRVEPGVSTQLHRLRGTSERYVIVQGRGRMHVGDLPPGEVGPGDAVFIPADMPQRIVNLGDDDLVFFAICTPRFVPECYEDLETELA, from the coding sequence ATGAGCATCGCCCGCATCGTCTCCAACGCCGACACGGCCGAGCACTACATTCAAGAACGCTGCCACGTGACCGAGTGGTGGAACTCGCCCGACGATGCGCACAGCTCGATCGCGCGCATCCGGGTCGAGCCCGGCGTGAGCACGCAACTGCATCGTCTGCGCGGCACCAGCGAGCGCTATGTGATCGTGCAAGGACGCGGCCGCATGCACGTCGGCGATCTGCCGCCGGGCGAGGTCGGTCCGGGCGATGCGGTGTTCATTCCCGCCGACATGCCGCAACGCATCGTCAACCTCGGCGACGACGATCTCGTGTTCTTCGCGATCTGCACCCCGCGCTTCGTGCCCGAGTGCTACGAAGACCTCGAAACGGAGCTGGCATGA
- a CDS encoding ADP-ribosylglycohydrolase family protein, whose amino-acid sequence MSAAPGLRDRYLGCLLGLACGDAVGTTVEFRSRGSFAPLTDMIGGGPFALRAGEWTDDTSMALCLAASLIHRRGFDARDQMNRYCNWRSHGYMSSNGECFDIGMTVSAALDRYRKNDDPYAGDPGPRAAGNGALMRLAPVPMLWRLDAQRSGECAVESTRTTHGAAEALDCSRLFAVQLRAALMGAGKEAVLAPSIPLLVSEKVAAIHARAYAGKREAEIVGSGYSVESLEAALWCFLHTDSFEAAVLRAANLGDDADTTAAICGQIAGAYYGVGAIPGAWLDKLVMREEIGRMAEDLLQLSEDPAALIG is encoded by the coding sequence ATGAGCGCCGCGCCCGGTCTGCGCGACCGCTACCTGGGCTGCCTGCTCGGCCTGGCCTGCGGCGATGCGGTCGGCACCACGGTCGAGTTCCGCTCGCGCGGCAGTTTCGCGCCGCTGACCGACATGATCGGCGGCGGGCCGTTCGCGCTGCGCGCGGGCGAATGGACCGACGACACCTCGATGGCCTTGTGCCTGGCGGCCAGCCTGATCCATCGCCGTGGTTTCGATGCGCGCGATCAGATGAACCGCTATTGCAACTGGCGCTCGCACGGCTACATGAGCAGCAACGGCGAGTGCTTCGACATCGGCATGACGGTGAGCGCGGCCTTGGATCGGTATCGCAAGAACGACGATCCGTATGCCGGCGATCCTGGCCCGCGCGCGGCCGGCAACGGCGCGCTGATGCGATTGGCGCCGGTGCCGATGCTGTGGCGCCTGGATGCGCAGCGCAGCGGCGAGTGCGCGGTTGAATCGACCCGCACCACCCACGGCGCCGCCGAAGCGCTGGATTGCTCGCGACTGTTCGCCGTGCAATTGCGCGCGGCGCTGATGGGCGCCGGCAAGGAGGCGGTGCTGGCGCCTTCGATCCCGTTGCTCGTCAGCGAAAAAGTCGCGGCGATCCATGCCCGCGCCTACGCCGGTAAGCGCGAAGCCGAGATTGTCGGTTCGGGCTACAGCGTCGAGTCGCTGGAGGCGGCGTTGTGGTGTTTCCTGCATACCGACAGCTTCGAAGCGGCGGTGCTGCGCGCGGCCAATCTCGGCGACGACGCGGACACCACCGCGGCGATCTGCGGGCAGATCGCCGGTGCTTACTACGGGGTCGGTGCGATTCCCGGCGCGTGGCTGGACAAGCTGGTGATGCGCGAGGAGATCGGTCGCATGGCCGAGGATTTGCTGCAGTTGTCGGAAGACCCGGCCGCATTGATCGGATGA